TCGCGCTCTGGGCCACGTGTTCCGAACACGGTCGGACACCGAGGTGATCGTTCACGCCTACGAGCAGTGGGGCGCGGATTGCGTGAAGCGTTTCCGCGGGATGTTCGCCTTCGGCCTCGCGGACCTGCGCGGTCGGAGGCTCCTCCTGGCCCGCGACCACCTTGGCATCAAACCCCTCTACTACCGGACCGGCGAGGGGTATCTCGCCTTCGCCTCGGAGCTGGGCGCGCTACGCCAGGTGGACGACCGTCCACCTGAGGGATCCCTGGTCGCGGTGGAGCTGTTCCTGCGTTACCAGTACCTCCCGGCGCCGCACACGATCTACCGGGACGTGGTCAAGCAGCCGCCCGCCAGCTACGTCGTCGTGGGATTCGACGGACGGCTCGAGGGCCCCACGCGTTACTGGGACCTGCGCTTCGACCCCGACCCCGCACCCTCGGACGCGGAGTGGCTGGAGCGGTTCGAGTCCGCCCTCGAGTCGTCGGTCCGCGCCCACACGGTGTCGGACGTCCCTTTCGGCGTCCTGCTCTCCGGGGGGGTCGACTCCACGCTGGTCGCCGTTCGGCTGAGCCGGATCCTCGGGAGCCGACTCAAGGGGTTCTGCATCGACTTCCCGGAGGCGGCGCTTTCGGAGGCGAGGCACGCGGCGCAGGTGGCCCTGAAGTGTGGATTCGAGCTTCACACCGAGACGGTGCGCGACGAGCTGCGGGACCTTCTCCCGGCGCTGGTGAGCCACTACGGCGAGCCGTTCGGGGACACCTCGGCGGTTCCCACCTGGCACGTCGCGCGCCTCGCGAGGAGCCACGTGCCGATGGTGCTCTCGGGCGACGGCGGCGACGAGGGATTCGGCGGGTACGACACCTACCTGAGGTGGATGCGACCGTCGGTGCGCGGGAGCCTCCGGACGTTCTTGCGCCGACCTTCCGCGGACGGCGCGCGATCGGTGGCCTGGGCGACCGCGAGACGCCTGCTCGGGGCTCGGTGGAGCGTCCTGCGGGAATGGCAGCGTCGGATCGAATACGTCGCAGAGGGAGAGCGCCGTGCGCTGTGGCGTCCGGAGTTCGGCGGGCTTCCCGGGGCGCCCTGCCTGTCGTTCGCCGAGGCGGACGCCGCTGCGCCGCGGACCGATGCACTCGCGTACGCCCAGTACCTCGACATCCGAACCTATCTCCCGTGCGACATCCTCACGAAGGTGGACGTCGCCGCCATGTACCACGGACTCGAGGTTCGGACGCCGTTCGCGGACGTGAACGTGATGGAGCTTGCCGCGCGGCTGCCCCTGAGGTTGAGGTATCGGAGAGGCCAGGACGGAAGCCCGGTTCCCAAGCATCTCCCGAAGACGGCCCTTCTCAAGGACTTCCCCGGCGACTTCGTCCACCGCCCCAAGCAGGGATTCGCCCCGCCCCGCGCCGGCTGGTTCCTCCCGGGGCGCTCGGGGCGGGCGATGCTCGAGGACGTGATGAACGGCGCGGGCTCACCCCTCAACGACTGGTTCCGCGTCGGCGAGATCCGGGGCATGATCGAGACTCACGGGCCGGAGAAGGACCGGTCGAACGCGCTGTGGTTGCTCCTGGTGCTCGGTCTCTGGCTGCAGCAGAACCGCGAGATCCGCTTCCGGTGAAACGCGGGAGAGCGGCGTACGAACGGGCCCTTCTCGATGTGGGAACCTGTATCATGTCCGGCCATGAAGTGGACCGACGAGAGCATCGCCGCGTTCTGGGAGCGATGGTCGACGAGCCCCGCCACGGAGGGCGAGTACTTCACGTTGGAGGTCGGCGCCGGGGTCGGCGTCTTCCTCGCTCAGGCCGTCCGGCTGCGGGGAGCGCGCGTGCTCGACTTCGGATGCGGCCCCGGCTTCCTGATCCAGCACTTGCTCCGCGCAGGGGCGAGGGTGGCCGGCGCCGACGCATCGCCGCACTCGGTCCGGCGGGCGGCGGAGCGGTACGGCGGCCTCCCCGGCTGGGAAGGGGCGTTCGAGATTCGCGGCG
The Terriglobia bacterium genome window above contains:
- the asnB gene encoding asparagine synthase (glutamine-hydrolyzing), with translation MCGVAGILRWGDSASRRGEIERMTAAVAHRGPDGEGTFVRDGLALGHRRLSIIDLETGQQPMANEDGTVWVTYNGEIYNYRELTAELRALGHVFRTRSDTEVIVHAYEQWGADCVKRFRGMFAFGLADLRGRRLLLARDHLGIKPLYYRTGEGYLAFASELGALRQVDDRPPEGSLVAVELFLRYQYLPAPHTIYRDVVKQPPASYVVVGFDGRLEGPTRYWDLRFDPDPAPSDAEWLERFESALESSVRAHTVSDVPFGVLLSGGVDSTLVAVRLSRILGSRLKGFCIDFPEAALSEARHAAQVALKCGFELHTETVRDELRDLLPALVSHYGEPFGDTSAVPTWHVARLARSHVPMVLSGDGGDEGFGGYDTYLRWMRPSVRGSLRTFLRRPSADGARSVAWATARRLLGARWSVLREWQRRIEYVAEGERRALWRPEFGGLPGAPCLSFAEADAAAPRTDALAYAQYLDIRTYLPCDILTKVDVAAMYHGLEVRTPFADVNVMELAARLPLRLRYRRGQDGSPVPKHLPKTALLKDFPGDFVHRPKQGFAPPRAGWFLPGRSGRAMLEDVMNGAGSPLNDWFRVGEIRGMIETHGPEKDRSNALWLLLVLGLWLQQNREIRFR